A genomic region of Oncorhynchus mykiss isolate Arlee chromosome 4, USDA_OmykA_1.1, whole genome shotgun sequence contains the following coding sequences:
- the LOC110520970 gene encoding trace amine-associated receptor 1-like: MTMEPGISLSKADIVENIFLCFESVNGSCKRSIFPPTIRVLLYLLLGSMSVLTVCGNLLVIIPIIHFKQLHTPTNYLILSLAVSDLLLGVLVMPPSMVHSLESCWYFGDLFCKIYTSTDVMLCTASILNLCFISIDRYYAVCRPLLYRTKITVHVVLIMMLVIWTVSAVVGFCMIFLGINIWGIEDYYYNNVACEGECILFQNKVSSTVSSVISFYIPGVGMLSIYLKIFLIAQRQARSIQGTTNQNSVGKSQRKATKTLAVIMGVFLSFWTPFFVVNCIDPFISYSTPPVLFVTFVWIGYLNSTINPMVYAFFYSWFRRAFRMIISGQIFQPDSSIMQLFSE; encoded by the coding sequence ATGACAATGGAACCAGGAATCAGTCTCAGCAAGGCTGATATTGTTGAgaatatatttctatgttttgagtCAGTGAATGGGTCTTGCAAAAGATCAATCTTTCCTCCAACAATACGAGTATTACTTTATCTCTTACTAGGCTCAATGTCTGTTCTCACAGTGTGTGGCAACCTTCTTGTAATCATCCCCATCATTCACTTCAAACAGCTCCACACCccaaccaactacctcatcctctctctggctgtgtcagACCTCCTCTTGGGGGTTTTAGTGATGCCTCCCAGCATGGTACATTCACTGGAAAGCTGCTGGTATTTTGGCGATTTATTCTGTAAAATCTACACCAGCACTGATGTCATGTTGTGCACTGCATCCATTCTTAACTTGTGTTTTATTTCTATTGATCGGTATTATGCAGTGTGTCGCCCTCTCCTTTATAGAACTAAAATAACTGTTCATGTTGTTCTGATTATGATGCTGGTCATCTGGACGGTTTCTGCCGTAGTAGGGTTTTGTATGATATTTCTGGGGATCAATATTTGGGGCATTGAGGATTATTACTATAATAATGTTGCCTGTGAGGGAGAATGTATTTTGTTTCAAAACAAAGTGTCGAGTACTGTGTCTTCGGTGATCTCATTCTACATCCCAGGAGTAGGGATGCTTAGCATCTACCTAAAGATTTTCCTAATAGCACAGAGACAGGCACGCTCTATTCAGGGTACAACCAATCAGAACTCAGTAGGCAAATCACAGAGGAAGGCCACCAAAACACTtgctgtcattatgggggtatttcTATCATTCTGGACACCCTTTTTTGTTGTCAACTGCATTGATCCTTTTATTAGTTACTCTACCCCACCCGTTTTGTTTGTAACATTTGTATGGATTGGCTATTTGAATTCAACTATTAATCCCATGGTGTATGCATTCTTTTACAGTTGGTTCAGGAGGGCATTTAGAATGATAATTTCTGGTCAAATATTTCAACCTGACTCTTCAATAATGCAATTGTTTTCAGAATAA